One stretch of Miscanthus floridulus cultivar M001 chromosome 18, ASM1932011v1, whole genome shotgun sequence DNA includes these proteins:
- the LOC136520543 gene encoding RING-H2 finger protein ATL66-like, translated as MVPPGGAAAALHGNPPSPAASRTNGYAYESRVLIALLLASALMFFLTYQLFGPAAATAVVVLFLVFALAAHRVRISRSFPFLHLSLPAGSAHRRWFRPAAGTAEPGMDAAAISALPAAFGYKREHAATGWAQCAICLGLVAVGEAVRRLPTCGHLFHAGCIDQWLRAHATCPMCRAAVGAAVPELPV; from the coding sequence ATGGTCCCCccgggcggcgccgccgccgcgttgCACGGCAACCCGCCCAGCCCGGCGGCGAGCCGCACCAATGGCTACGCCTACGAGAGCCGAGTTCTCATCGCCCTGCTCCTCGCCTCCGCGCTGATGTTCTTCTTGACGTACCAGCTCTTCGGCCCCGCCGCGGCCACCGCCGTCGTGGTCCTCTTCCTCGTCTTCGCTCTCGCCGCCCATCGTGTCAGGATCTCCCGCAGCTTCCCCTTCCTGCACCTGTCGCTCCCCGCTGGTTCCGCCCATCGTCGATGGTTCCGGCCGGCCGCCGGTACGGCAGAACCAGGGATGGACGCGGCGGCGATCTCGGCGCTCCCGGCGGCGTTCGGGTACAAGAGGGAGCACGCCGCGACGGGGTGGGCGCAGTGCGCGATATGCTTGGGCCTGGTGGCGGTCGGCGAGGCCGTGCGGCGGCTGCCGACGTGCGGCCACCTGTTCCACGCCGGGTGCATCGACCAGTGGCTGCGCGCGCACGCCACGTGCCCGATGTGCCGCGCTGCCGTCGGTGCCGCCGTGCCGGAGTTGCCGGTCTAG
- the LOC136523485 gene encoding uncharacterized protein — translation MAVPSFLSWSESPITFDQRDHPSHVTRLGCYPLIVNPTIRKKHLTKVLMDRGSGLNILYVDTIDAMHILQSELRLVGSPFHGVILGAQTYPLKQIDLPIMFGNRANSCSEVLTLEVVDFLGSYHTILGRPCYAKFMAIPNYTYLKLKMPGPNGVITVSSAFLHAFTCDREHYELTTMVVNSSELPRLGESLIPAVPDCNKPTSLMAFCPLKETKAVGIGPTDPTKMVQIET, via the coding sequence atggccgtcccctccttccttagctggtcggaatctccaatcaccttcgatcagagggaccatccctcccatgtcacGAGACtgggatgctacccgctcatcgtcaacCCCACCATCcgtaagaagcacctcaccaaggtgctaatggacagaggcagcggcctcaacatcctctatgtcgacaccatCGACGCCATGCACATCCTCCAGTCGGAGCTCCGCCtggtgggctctcccttccatggggtgatcctagGAGCACAGACATACCCGCTcaagcagatcgacctacccatcatgtttggcaaccgGGCCAACtcctgctcggaggtcctcaccttggaagtggtggactttttagggtcctaccacaccatcttggggagGCCATGCtatgcaaaattcatggcaatccccaactacacctacctcaagctaaagatgccgggaccaaacggcgtcatcaccgtgagtagcgcctttttgcacgccttcacgtgcgaccgcgagcactatGAGCTCACCACTATGGTCGTCAACTCATCTGAGCTCCCGCGGCTCGGGGAATCATTGATCCCtgcagtcccagactgcaacaaaccaacctccttgatGGCCTTCTGTCCGCtcaaggaaactaaggcggtgggaattggccccactgacccaaccaagatggttcaGATCGAGAcctag